The Neovison vison isolate M4711 chromosome 10, ASM_NN_V1, whole genome shotgun sequence genome has a segment encoding these proteins:
- the IER5 gene encoding immediate early response gene 5 protein, which yields MEFKLEAHRIVSISLGKIYNSRVQRGGIKLHKNLLVSLVLRSARQVYLSDPCPGLYLAGPAGSPAVSPPQPGEPAAGPPAGWGEPPPPAARAAWPDAEPRPERLAGSAEPAAPMTGAGDTPRGGETEAAEAAWRCVEGPREAAEGGAGGPAGGSDGFPEGPRGARGPCGCPPGTEERPGPLGACPRLDCCCAPRPAEDEPPAPPAVGSRKRGAAGVGGGPGDCPAPGSSPRKKPRRNSEEQPGGAATAEEEEEEMETGNVANLISIFGSSFSGLLRKSPGGGREEAEGEESGPEAAEPGQICCDKPVLRDINPWSTAIVAF from the coding sequence ATGGAGTTCAAGCTGGAGGCTCACCGCATCGTCAGCATCTCCCTGGGCAAGATCTACAACTCGCGGGTCCAGCGCGGCGGCATCAAGCTGCACAAGAACCTGCTGGTCTCGCTGGTGCTGCGCAGCGCCCGCCAGGTCTACCTGAGTGACCCGTGCCCGGGCCTCTACCTGGCCGGTCCCGCGGGGAGCCCGGCGGTGTCGCCGCCGCAGCCCGGGGAACCGGCGGCCGGGCCGCCCGCGGGCTGGGGGGAGCCGCCCccgccggccgcccgtgcagcgtgGCCCGACGCCGAGCCGCGGCCGGAGCGCCTCGCTGGCTCCGCCGAGCCCGCGGCCCCGATGACGGGCGCCGGGGACACTCCTCGGGGCGGAGAGACGGAGGCGGCGGAAGCTGCCTGGCGCTGCGTGGAGGGACCGCGCGAGGCGGCGGAGGGAGGAGCCGGGGGCCCCGCCGGAGGCTCGGACGGCTTCCCCGAGGGGCCCCGTGGGGCGCGCGGTCCCTGCGGCTGCCCCCCGGGAACGGAGGAGCGGCCGGGGCCGCTGGGCGCGTGCCCCCGACTTGACTGCTGCTGCGCGCCGCGGCCCGCCGAGGACGAGCCCCCAGCACCGCCCGCCGTCGGCTCCCGGAAGCGCGGCGCGGCGGGCGTGGGTGGCGGCCCCGGGGACTGCCCGGCGCCCGGTTCCAGCCCGAGGAAGAAGCCGCGCCGGAACTCGGAGGAGCAGCCGGGCGGGGCGGCGacggcggaggaggaggaggaggagatggagacCGGTAACGTGGCTAACCTCATTAGCATCTTCGGTTCCAGCTTCTCGGGACTCTTGCGGAAAAGCCCCGGGGGCGGCCGGGAGGAAGCCGAGGGAGAGGAGAGCGGTCCGGAAGCCGCCGAGCCCGGGCAGATCTGCTGCGATAAGCCGGTGCTGAGAGACATTAACCCTTGGAGCACAGCCATCGTGGCCTTCTGA